The sequence below is a genomic window from Arthrobacter sp. U41.
CTGGAGAGGCAGAGGAAGAGGAAGAACAGTACCGCTGACGGCGCGCCGGATCACGGGGATGACGGTGCCGCCGATGCTTCGTGACGGCGTGATAAGGATCAAACAACGATCCCGGCCCTGCGCGGTAACGCGGAGAAGGCCGGGGCTACGCTTGGATCGTGGGTAAGTTCAGAGGGTGGCACATCGTGGCCGGCATTGCCGCCATGGTGCTCACCGGTATCCTCGGAACGGCCATGGGGCTCAACAATACTGCCGCCTTTATGTCCAGCTGTGTTGCCTTTGTGGCGGTCTCCCTGTGGACGGACAGCCGGATTTCTCGCCGCAGGCGGGAGACGGCGCGGGAAGCAGCGCGGCAGACAGCGAATGAGGCCATCCGCGCCGCGGATCCTGATAATCCCCGCTCCGAACCGGACCGCCCGTTCGGGGCCGATCAGCCCAAACGCGAGGGCCGCGGCGCCTAGAGCCGCCTAGAGCCGCCTAGATCCTGGGGCGCACGGCCCAGCGCCGCGCCTTCAGCGCCGCGTGGAGTTCCAGCCGCGCCATCCCCTTCAGCGGGTCGACGCCGAGCAGCTGGCGGATCCTGCCCAGGCGGTTGTAGATGCTGCTGCGGTGAAGGTGGAGTTTGTCCGCCACTTCCTGGACCGAGCCGTCGTTGTCATAGAACAGCTCCAGCACCGGCAGCAGCTCGTGGTTCCGGTCGTGGTCCTCCAGGATGCGGAAATAGACCGAGCCCGCGTCCGCCCACGCCCCTGCTCCGCCGCCGGCCGAGGCCAGCAGCTGGTAAATCCCGGTGGCGCGGCAGTCCACGAGCTCACCCAGCTGGGGATCCACCGCCGCCGCCTGAGCGGCCTGCCGGGACTGCCGGTAGGCATCGGCGATTTCCCGCGGCTTCGAGAAGCCTTCTGAGGTCCCCAGGATGATCCGGTGGACCGGCCGGCCCGATCGTTTGGCCAGCTCCAGCTGGTAGTGGACCAGCACCTGGGCGTGGTTCGCCCGGCCGGTCGATTCCTTGAACAGGACAGCGGCGTGGGTCTCTGTGCCGGCGCTGAACAGGGCTGCGTCCACCCCGATGGTGGCCTGCAGCGCCGCGGAGCGGTGGATCAGCGTGGAGGCGATCGGATCCGAACCTTCCGCCCAGCCGTCGGCATCCAGTACCGTCACCAGCTGCCAGGGTCCGCGCCCCTGCACTTCCTTCCAGCCCGCCACGGCAGCGACGGCGTTGGACTCGCCCCGGCAGGCCGCCAGGAATTCCTGTTCGCGGCGGCGGCGGAACTCGGATTCGGCCGTGTTGGATTCCAGCAACAGGGCGGAGAGCTGCTCCAGCTCGCCGGCCACCCCGGGCAGCTGGCCAAGAACCGACGCCGCATTCGGCTCCTCGGCGTCCAGCTGCACCCAGAGGTAGCCCACCCGGAAGCCGCGCACCAGCAGGGGAACGCAGACCCGGCCCAGCATTCCGAGCTCCTCGTTGGCGGGCACGACCACGGGGCGGACGGCCGTCGCGATCCCATGCGAGAGCTGCCAGGCGCTGACGTCCAGCGGGACGCGCTTGCTGAGCAGGAAGTTCACCCGGACCCGGTCAGCGTGCGACTGGTTGGAGCTGTAGGCGAGCAGAAGACCGTCGAGATCCTCAAGGGAGAGGCCGCGTCCCAGTTTCAGAGCGACCTGTTCCACAAGCTGTTCGACATCCTGTTGCTGCATGCTGCCAGACTACTGCCGATGCCGCTCCGGTTGGGAACGCCGGGGCGGACCCGCCGCCAGCGGACAGCAGGCGACACCTGACGCTTGGTGATTCGACAAATGTCCAGCCCGGTATTTGAAAAAGCGCGGATTTCCGCGGGAAGCGGGCGGGGCCCTGCGGCGGCGCCTGTCGCTTGCCTCACAGCCGGATTTATTCTGGAAGTACGACTTCCCGCACAGACCCAGGCCCACAAAGCCGCCAGCAATGGAGCCCACAAATGATCATCGGTGTCCCCAAAGAGATCAAGAACAACGAATTCCGCGTCGCCATCACGGCTGCCGGTGTCCATGAGTTCCGCACCCACGGCCACTCGGTCCTGGTGGAGCGCGGCGCAGGCCTGGGCTCGGGCATCACGGACGAGGAGTACGCCATTGCCGGCGCCGAGATCGTCGCCGACGCCGATGACGTCTGGGCCCGCGCGGACATGGTCATGAAGGTTAAAGAGCCGGTCAAGGCCGAATACCACCGCTTCCGCAAGGGCCTGATCCTCTTCACCTACCTGCACCTCGCGGCCGAGCCGGAACTGACGCAGGAGCTCATCAACACCGGCGTCACCGCCATCGCCTACGAGACCGTGCAGGAAGGCCGCACCCTGCCGCTGCTCGCCCCCATGTCCGAGGTCGCCGGCCGCCTGTCCGTCCAGGTCGGCGCGACCTCGCTGATGGCCCCGGCCGGCGGCAAGGGTGTGCTTCTCGGCGGGGTTCCGGGCGTCCGCCCGGCCAAGGTTGTTGTCCTGGGCGCCGGTGTCGCCGGGACCAACGCCGCCGCCATGGCCCTGGGCCTCGGTGCCGACGTTACCATCCTGGACATCAACATCAACCGCCTGCGTGAACTGGATGCCCAGTACCAGGGCCGGCTGAAGACTGTTGCCTCCAACGCCTACGAGATCGAGAAATCCGTTGTCGACGCCGACCTCGTGATCGGATCCGTGCTGATCCCGGGCGCCAAGGCCCCCAAGCTCGTCACCAACGAGCTCGTCTCCCGGATGAAGCCAGGCTCCGTGCTGGTGGACATCGCGGTGGACCAGGGCGGCTGCTTCGAGGACACGCACCCCACAACGCACCAGGAACCGACGTACAAGGTCCACAACACGATCTTCTACTGCGTTGCCAACATGCCGGGCGCGGTTCCGAACACCTCCACCTACGCGCTGACCAACGTCACCCTGCGCTACGCGGTCTCGCTGGCCAACCTCGGCGTCAAGGCCGCGTTCGAACGCGATGCCGCCCTTGCCGCCGGCCTGAACATCGCCGGCGGCAAGGTCGCCCACCGCTCGGTCTCGGAGGCGCACAACCTGCCCCTCGTCACCGACTGGCACGAGCTGGTCTCCGCGTAACCCCTGCCGGACACAATCGGCTGCTCCGTTACCGCCCTTTGGGACCCCCAAAACGGCGGTTGCGGAGCAGTCGATTGTGTTTAAGCCAGTGACCGGGCCTGTTCGATCAGCCGCAGCACTTCCACCGGTCCCGCCGGGTCCACCGGCAGCGGCAGCGCCGAGGCGGCCCCGCCGTCGTGGATCTTCGCCGCCAGGATCCGGTAGAACTCCGGGTAGGCGCCGCGCTCGGTGGGCAGCCGGTCCAGGTGCCCGTCCCGGCCCAGCAGCCCGGCCCAGTCGCGGTCTTCGACGCCGTAGTCCGGGTCCAGCAGGCTGCCGCCGGCCACGATAAAGGGTTCCTGCGGGTCAACGCCGTGCTTGGTGAAGCCGCCCTCGCTGCCCAGCAGCCGGAAGCGCGGTCCCTGCTGCGCACACAGCATGTTCATCCACAGATGGCTCGTCACACCGGATTCGTGCCGCAGGGCGAGGAACACGTCGTCGTCGGTCTTTTCGCCGGGCCGCCGGGCATCCAGTTCCGCGTGGGTGACCGTTGCGGGACCGAACAGCTGCACGGCCTGGTCCAGCAGGTGTGTGCCGAGGTCGAACAGCACCCCGCCGCCGTCGTCCGCCGTCGCGGCCGCCTTCCAGGCCTTCGCGACTTCCGGGGACCAGCGTTCGAAGCGGGATTCGAACCGCGTGACGTTGCCGAGCACGCCGCGCTCCAGCAGGCCGCGGACGGTCAGGTAGTCGCCGTCCCAGCGCCGGTTCTGGAAGACCGTGAGCACCCGCCCCAGCCGCGCCGCGAGCTGGATGAGCTCCTTGCCTTCGGCGCTGCGCACGGTAAACGGTTTGTCGACGACGACGTCGAGTCCGGCTTCCAGCGCGGCTTTCGCGAGCGGGTAGTGGGTGGCCGGCGGGGTTCCCAGGACCAGCAGGTCCAGTTCGCCGGCGAGTTCCAGGATCTCCGCCGGGGTATCCACCAGGCGGGTGCCCGGATACCGGGCAGAGGCGTCGGCCCGCCTCTCGGCGTCGGAAGTGGAGATCACCTCGACGGAGAACGCAGGGTCGGCGGCGAGCAGCGGGGCGTGGAAGACACTGCCCGAGAGGCCGAAGCCGGCGACGGCCGTGCGGAGGGGCCGGTTGGAGTCTGTTGTCATGGTCCCACGCTACCCCCGCGCACCGCGTCAGTTCCCGGCTTAAACGGCGACGGCCGGAGAAGGATCTCCTGGTCCGGGCGCAGACCCTGCGGGGCTAGGCGCCGCGCACGACGCGCGAGACGAGCTCACGCCAGGACGCGGCGAGACGCTCCGGAGCGATATTGTGCTCCCGGACCGCGTGCAGGATCCGCTCCGGCTCCAGGACCGCACTGAGCGAAGTGGCCATCAGCCAGGGGTCCGCCGTGACCCCCGCTTCCCGGAGCAGCATCTCCAGATGCCGGTGCCAGAGCACGGCCGCCGGGACGTCGAACCGGTTGAAGGCGGAAACGTCCGCGGCCCGGGCCAGCTCGCCGAATTCCAGCACCCACGCGATGCGCGCCTCGCCGAAGGCGATGAGCCGCTCCAGCGGCGGAGCGCCGGGGCCGAGCGGCGGCGGGCCGAACATAAAGCGCCCCTGGAACTGGGCCTCCGCGTCACTGAGGAGGGACATCATCAGGCCTGCCCTGCTGCCGAAGCGTCGGAAGACCGTCCCCTTTCCCACGCCCGCCCGCTGCGCCAGCGCGCCCATGGTCAGGCCGTCCGCCCCGCATTCCTCGATGAGCTCCCGGGCAACCCGAAGCAGCAACTCGCGGTTCCGGGCAGCGTCGCGGCGTTCAGGCTCCACGCCGGGACGGATGGGGATTAAGCTCACACCGCACATTCTAGCCCCGGGGAAATAGAAACGGACCGCAGTCCGTTTAGATCAGTGAAGGCCGCCAAAGCCTCCATGACCAGCCAGCCGCAGGATCCCCCGCGGCGCGAC
It includes:
- a CDS encoding PucR family transcriptional regulator, which produces MQQQDVEQLVEQVALKLGRGLSLEDLDGLLLAYSSNQSHADRVRVNFLLSKRVPLDVSAWQLSHGIATAVRPVVVPANEELGMLGRVCVPLLVRGFRVGYLWVQLDAEEPNAASVLGQLPGVAGELEQLSALLLESNTAESEFRRRREQEFLAACRGESNAVAAVAGWKEVQGRGPWQLVTVLDADGWAEGSDPIASTLIHRSAALQATIGVDAALFSAGTETHAAVLFKESTGRANHAQVLVHYQLELAKRSGRPVHRIILGTSEGFSKPREIADAYRQSRQAAQAAAVDPQLGELVDCRATGIYQLLASAGGGAGAWADAGSVYFRILEDHDRNHELLPVLELFYDNDGSVQEVADKLHLHRSSIYNRLGRIRQLLGVDPLKGMARLELHAALKARRWAVRPRI
- the ald gene encoding alanine dehydrogenase; translated protein: MIIGVPKEIKNNEFRVAITAAGVHEFRTHGHSVLVERGAGLGSGITDEEYAIAGAEIVADADDVWARADMVMKVKEPVKAEYHRFRKGLILFTYLHLAAEPELTQELINTGVTAIAYETVQEGRTLPLLAPMSEVAGRLSVQVGATSLMAPAGGKGVLLGGVPGVRPAKVVVLGAGVAGTNAAAMALGLGADVTILDININRLRELDAQYQGRLKTVASNAYEIEKSVVDADLVIGSVLIPGAKAPKLVTNELVSRMKPGSVLVDIAVDQGGCFEDTHPTTHQEPTYKVHNTIFYCVANMPGAVPNTSTYALTNVTLRYAVSLANLGVKAAFERDAALAAGLNIAGGKVAHRSVSEAHNLPLVTDWHELVSA
- a CDS encoding Gfo/Idh/MocA family protein; translation: MTTDSNRPLRTAVAGFGLSGSVFHAPLLAADPAFSVEVISTSDAERRADASARYPGTRLVDTPAEILELAGELDLLVLGTPPATHYPLAKAALEAGLDVVVDKPFTVRSAEGKELIQLAARLGRVLTVFQNRRWDGDYLTVRGLLERGVLGNVTRFESRFERWSPEVAKAWKAAATADDGGGVLFDLGTHLLDQAVQLFGPATVTHAELDARRPGEKTDDDVFLALRHESGVTSHLWMNMLCAQQGPRFRLLGSEGGFTKHGVDPQEPFIVAGGSLLDPDYGVEDRDWAGLLGRDGHLDRLPTERGAYPEFYRILAAKIHDGGAASALPLPVDPAGPVEVLRLIEQARSLA
- a CDS encoding TetR/AcrR family transcriptional regulator, whose translation is MSLIPIRPGVEPERRDAARNRELLLRVARELIEECGADGLTMGALAQRAGVGKGTVFRRFGSRAGLMMSLLSDAEAQFQGRFMFGPPPLGPGAPPLERLIAFGEARIAWVLEFGELARAADVSAFNRFDVPAAVLWHRHLEMLLREAGVTADPWLMATSLSAVLEPERILHAVREHNIAPERLAASWRELVSRVVRGA